In the Plasmodium chabaudi chabaudi strain AS genome assembly, chromosome: 13 genome, one interval contains:
- a CDS encoding serine/threonine kinase-1, putative: MNKNVYNKGMNDKYKNKYRTYYYKYYTNQVKNKYMGFSNIYRNNSPNKYYYEASWRDNNNYYRYNMNGNGHRHQIRNKRNRSYESISTSKYKNKYNKKYKGYGVNDHTIRTYNKNGRKRSCSSTKKLYDKDPKHYKVYLDSRYNDDYRNKYVKNYNLSKKRTYYSYKKKMYNDRRYYDTHFGQGNIFYNNEYYLFNDGTTLKRKKMYYGSSFKTESGSYNNTDLEKKAFNKRRIYSNRRDMYAIHDGKINSKDNYNYYYKKRYDRNKGNHYLLKKNHNISYNYSNNKINRKRRYIIDSKDDNSQSKEYNKRYSTCEQSLSESSRGSSYYSKAKKKKYKETKNRVSSDNYSRKRRSDESRGNSYSYDSSNENDKKTKKGNKRHRTETSKSSSRNDSVRKQKKKKVNDNNYSDDEIVHFSWEKGMVLNDHYKVMRKMGDGTFGRVLLCQHIVNKKYYAVKVVRNVKKYTKSAKIEADILKKIQSNDIKNNNIVRYHGKFMYYDHMCLIFEPLGPSLYEIITKNDYNGFHIEDIKLYCIEILKALHYLRKIKLTHTDLKPENILLDDPLFEKKVVTVKRVTDGKRIQIYRSKSKGIKIIDFGCATFKSDYHGSIINTRQYRAPEVILNLGWDVSSDMWSFGCILAELYTGNLLFKTHEHLEHLALMESIIEPIPKKMLYEATKTNGYKYIDKNDLRLAWPENASSIDSIKHVKRSLPLYKIIRHDLFCDFLYTILRIDPTRRASPIDLLKHEFLAGNYEDY; encoded by the coding sequence ATGAACAAAAATGTATACAATAAAGGTATGAAtgacaaatataaaaataaatatagaacatattactataaatattatacaaatcaagtaaaaaataaatacatggggttttcaaatatatatagaaacaATAGTCCcaacaaatattattatgaggCATCATGGCgggataataataattactatagatataatatgaatggTAATGGGCATAGGCATCAAATACGAAACAAAAGAAATCGAAGTTATGAAAGTATAAGTACttctaaatataaaaataaatataataaaaaatataaaggtTATGGTGTAAATGATCATACCATAAGAACGTATAACAAAAATGGGCGTAAAAGGAGTTGCTCttcaacaaaaaaattatatgacaAAGATCCGAAGCATTATAAAGTATATTTAGATTCAAGATATAATGATGATTatcgaaataaatatgtaaaaaattataatttatcaaaaaaaagaacatATTATtcctataaaaaaaaaatgtataatgaTAGACGATATTATGACACACATTTTGGTCaaggaaatatattttacaataatgaatattatttatttaatgatgGTACAACATTAAAAAGGAAGAAAATGTATTATGGAAGTAGTTTTAAAACTGAATCAGGaagttataataatactgatttagaaaaaaaagcattTAATAAAAGGCGAATTTATTCAAACAGACGTGATATGTATGCTATCCATGAtggaaaaattaatagtaaagataattataattattactataaGAAAAGGTATGATAGGAATAAAGgaaatcattatttattaaaaaaaaaccataatatatcttataattatagtaataataaaataaatcgaaaaagaagatatattattgataGTAAAGATGATAATAGTCAAAGCaaggaatataataaaaggtATAGTACCTGCGAACAAAGTTTATCTGAATCATCTCGGGGAAGTAGCTATTATAGTAAAgcgaaaaagaaaaaatataaagaaacaaaaaatcgAGTTAGTAGTGATAATTATAGCAGAAAACGGAGAAGCGATGAATCTCGAGGAAATAGTTATTCATATGATTCGagtaatgaaaatgataaaaaaacaaaaaagggaaataaACGGCATAGAACAGAAACATCTAAAAGTAGTAGCAGAAATGATAGTGTtcgaaaacaaaaaaaaaaaaaagtaaatgataataattattctgATGATGAGATTGTTCATTTTAGTTGGGAAAAAGGAATGGTTTTAAATGATCATTATAAAGTTATGAGAAAAATGGGTGATGGAACATTTGGAAGAGTTTTATTATGTCAGCatattgttaataaaaaatattatgctGTAAAAGTTGTTcgaaatgtaaaaaaatatacaaaatcaGCAAAAATCGAAGctgatatattaaaaaaaattcaaagcaatgatataaaaaataataatatagttaGATATCATGgtaaatttatgtattatgATCATATGTGTTTAATATTTGAACCATTAGGTCCATCCCTTTATGAGATAAtcacaaaaaatgattataatgGTTTTCATATTgaagatataaaattatattgtattgaaattttaaaagcattacattatttaagaaaaataaaattaacacACACCGATTTAAAAcctgaaaatattttattagatGATCCactttttgaaaaaaaagttgtGACCGTTAAAAGAGTTACAGATGGAAAAAgaattcaaatatatagatCTAAATCGAagggaataaaaataattgattTTGGATGTGCTACATTTAAAAGTGATTATCATGGATCTATAATTAATACTAGACAGTATAGAGCCCCAGaagttatattaaatttaggTTGGGATGTATCTAGTGATATGTGGAGTTTTGGTTGTATATTAGCAGAATTATATACTggtaatttattatttaaaactcATGAGCATTTAGAGCATTTAGCACTTATGGAAAGTATTATAGAGCCTATAcctaaaaaaatgttatatgaAGCTACAAAAACGAATggttataaatatatagataaaaatgatttaagGTTGGCTTGGCCTGAAAATGCATCAAGTATAGACTCAATTAAGCATGTCAAAAGATCTCTtcctttatataaaattattaggcatgatttattttgtgaCTTTCTATATACTATATTACGAATTGATCCAACTCGTCGGGCTTCCCCAATTGATTTATTGAAACATGAGTTTTTAGCAGGCAATTACGAAGATTACTAA
- a CDS encoding RNA-binding protein, putative: MTDIQIQNQNNNLATNKKEFDHRFDDKPLRILCVKNIPKETTENELLELFKPFGSIENINLKVNKNVGPYAIYAHVYFGTPEEAKRCLKQMNGKILKGRALRIDYKKNNTKLGEGEEDNNNNNYNNMPNNPNNNNKFHKKPNRTNQFYNNQLYNNRYPNNKRPMRNGFTTGDGSTNQHDPDTNYSREYEPNKRMRMGNFNDNLNINNINSDTDLNKLLREYENRKDSNNNEVENILQTLINDMTHKTPRVKLFLCDHLRKCVQHVFNRPCINISNNNNNLNDISSIPFSGPNHEHRNNPISNLQNYQNINEFEKKRMYNNNSNTILWRGTLEMKNKDNLTINAYGLSGDVNNFLNNNIKNITISHRKKMNNIPKIEAIYNFEIQSEKDINIFESYKNYFNNKDRVGLASANENWHFYIIFPGTPIFNEILNANNNIQTNFNNTFIGVVSYNPQILERNNPRKLSPSQGDTTMNNMPSTNDNYMNSNNLQNNFNTAEENKKGDSETNANDQTENDDSKNEVPNWLNQFSSLAAYLVKK, encoded by the exons ATGACTGATATACAAATacaaaatcaaaataataatttggctactaataaaaaagaattcGACCATAGATTTGATGATAAACCGTTAAGAATCTTATGTGTAAAAAACATACCAAAAGAGACAACcgaaaatgaattattagAATTGTTTAAACCATTTGGTTccatagaaaatataaatcttAAAgtcaataaaaatgtaggACCTTATgctatatatgcacatgtTTATTTTGGTACTCCAGAGGAGGCTAAAAGGTGTCTAAAGCAAATGAATGGAAAAATTTTAA AAGGTCGAGCTCTAAGAATTGactacaaaaaaaataacacaaAATTAGGTGAGGGAGaagaagataataataataataactatAACAATATGCCAAACAACCcgaataacaataataagtTTCATAAAAAGCCAAATCGAACAAACCAATTTTATAACAACCAGCTTTACAATAATCGTTATCCTAATAATAAGCGACCCATGCGAAAT GGATTTACAACAGGAGATGGATCAACCAACCAGCATGACCCCGACACAAACTATTCTAGAGAATACGAA CCAAACAAAAGAATGCGGATGGGAAATTTCAACGACAAcctaaatataaacaacaTAAATAGTGATAccgatttaaataaattattaagagaatatgaaaatagaaaagattcaaataataatgaagtTGAAAATATTCTTCAAACACTGATTAATGATATGACACATAAAACACCAAGAgtcaaattatttttgtgtgATCATTTGAGAAAATGTGTTCAGCATGTTTTTAACAGAccttgtataaatatatcaaataataataataatttaaatgatatttcGAGCATCCCTTTTTCTGGGCCCAACCATGAACATAGAAATAATCCTATAtcaaatttacaaaattatcaaaatattaacgaatttgaaaaaaaaagaatgtataacaataatagtaataccATTTTATGGAGAGGGACTCttgaaatgaaaaataaagacaACCTAACTATTAATGCATATGGATTAAGTGGTGatgtaaataatttcttaaataataatataaaaaatataacaattagtcatagaaaaaaaatgaataatataccTAAAATTGAagctatttataattttgaaatacaaagtgaaaaagatataaatatttttgaatcatataaaaattattttaataataaagatagAGTTGGTTTAGCATCAGCAAATGAAAATTggcatttttatattatattcccTGGTACACCaatatttaatgaaattttaaatgcaaataataatattcaaacaaattttaataacacCTTTATAGGGGTTGTATCATATAATCCTCAGATATTAGAAAGAAATAACCCAAGAAAATTAAGCCCCTCCCAAGGCGATACAACAATGAATAATATGCCATCTACAAATGATAACTATATGAATAGTAACAATTTGCAAAATAACTTTAACACTGCAGAGgagaataaaaaagggGATTCCGAAACAAATGCTAATGATCAAAcggaaaatgatgatagtAAAAATGAGGTACCAAATTGGTTGAATCAATTTAGCTCCCTAGCAGCATATCTTGTCAAAAAAtaa
- a CDS encoding mitochondrial ribosomal protein S29 precursor, putative has product MATLFTRRFNKYNIPRVINNTKVHKIYRETNKRHEDDLFKIYNKELVAFPYEEEKYNELLNIKVNKEKRNIADFYFNPNIYINVHNNKIKNLEFSDFDLENVDKYFLFEKEYLDTYFPEGLAGEIPKDILMHNTDNDNFDLFLNKTSKENSKAKSKPTDASNSSIPQNHNFEHLKGVGILYRKLTHEIINELKVCEKKYKITNQRESYNLDKYFLGNKNVDAYYDNTKNAINTCVDNDEEKSNIYKSRAILIDGKRGTGKSCILNSVVLWAKLRSWIVIFVPDIKKYKFDINTIVRSNTNLYIQPELSKEFLENILKVNEQYLKEIKIIKEILYNTCLDGTHLLYNKKIYDDIIKKTIEEEIANDTNYPKLSDIEQNMYRQKLYKFYQDNIKIPNILDKFSIPQNLVELINIGINNSAYSNLCVYILFEHLKKQTQFPILIAVDQFNYNLSVSEYLSINFENTKYNGYIPTYYFTIPKLLLQWNTSKYKRCVKIVSTCWDRENRRNFRPDLLGINKKEIKTLRNFTLIEFKNYVSHLFNQNVIYNFDIDKLEYFYMLTGGNGFQARKLLTTLY; this is encoded by the exons ATGGCCACTCTGTTTACTCGCCGATTTAACAAATACAATATACCACgtgtaataaataatacaaaggttcataaaatatatagagaaACAAACAAACGCCATGAAGATGATTTATTCAAGATCTATAACAAAGAGCTAGTAGCATTTCCATATGAAGAAgagaaatataatgaattgttaaatataaaagtaaataaagaaaaaagaaatatagctgatttttattttaatccaaatatatatataaatgtacataataataaaataaaaaatttagagTTCTCTGATTTTGATCTTGAGAATGTAGATAAGTATTTCTTATTTGAAAAGGAATATTTAGATACTTATTTTCCTGAAGGCTTAGCAGGAGAAATACCaaaagatatattaatgCACAATACAGATAATGATAACTTCGATCTATTTCTAAATAAAACAAGTAAAGAAAATTCTAAAGCAAAGAGTAAACCTACTGATGCATCTAATTCATCGATACCACAAAACCACAACTTCGAACATCTAAAAGGTGTAGGAATCCTTTACAGAAAGTTAACACATGAAATTATAAACGAATTGAAGgtttgtgaaaaaaaatacaaaataacaAACCAACGCgaatcatataatttagaTAAATACTTTTTGGGTAACAAAAATGTTGATGCATATTatgataatacaaaaaatgctATTAATACATGTGTAGataatgatgaagaaaaaagtaatatatataaaagtagAGCCATATTAATAGATGGAAAAAGAGGAACAGGAAAAAGCTGTATATTAAATAGTGTTGTTTTGTGGGCTAAACTTCGTTCTTGGattgttatttttgtccctgatattaaaaaatataaatttgatataAACACTATTGTTAGGAGTAAtactaatttatatatacaaccTGAATTAAGTAAAGAATTtcttgaaaatatattaaaagttAATGAACagtatttaaaagaaataaaaataataaaagaaattttatataatacatgtTTAGATGGAACCCATTtactttataataaaaaaatatatgatgatattattaaaaaaactataGAAGAAGAAATAGCTAATGATACCAATTATCCTAAACTAAGTGATAtagaacaaaatatgtatagacaaaaattatataagttttatcaagataatattaaaataccAAATATCTTAGATAAATTTTCTATACCTCAAAATCTAGtagaattaataaatataggtATTAACAACTCTGCATATTCAAATTTAtgtgtatacatattatttgagcatttgaaaaaacaaacacAGTTCCCTATTTTAATAGCCGTTGATCAATTTAATTACAATTTAAGTGTCTCCGAATATTTATCgataaattttgaaaatacaaaatataatggatatattcctacttattattttactataccaaaattattattacaatgGAATacttcaaaatataaaagatgtGTTAAAATTGTATCCACTTGTTGGGATAGAGAAAATAGAAGAAATTTTAGACCAGATCTTCTtggaattaataaaaaagaaattaaaacCCTTCGAAATTTTACTCTCattgaatttaaaaattatgtttcTCATCTCTTCAATCaaaatgttatatacaattttgaCATTGATAAAttggaatatttttacatgtTAACAG GAGGAAATGGTTTTCAGGCAAGAAAACTTCTGACAACTCTATACTAA